GGCAGACCGGGGCTCCGTATGTGCGGCCGTTGTGGTGGGAGGCGCCGCGCGACCGGGCGCTGCGGGACTGCGGGGACGCCTTCCTGCTGGGTGACGCGCTGCTGGTGGCGCCGGTGCTGGAGCGGGGGGCGGACCGGCGTGCGGTGCGGCTGCCGCGGGGGCTCTGGTACGACACGGTGTCCGGCGGCTCGTACGAGGGCCCGGGGCAGGTCCTGCTGGACGCCCCGCTGTCGCGGATCCCGGTGCTCGCGCGGGCGGGTTCGGTGATTCCGGTACGTGCCGAGGGCGGCCGGACCGGACTGGAGGTGTGGGCCCCGGCGCCGGGGCGCAGCGGCGGCGGGGCGGTGGTGGAGGACGGCCCTCCGGGGGCGCGGCCCGTGGTGGAGCGGTACGCCGCACGGCTGGTGGACGGCCGGACCGTGGTGGAGCGGGTGTCCGACGCGGTGTCCGGCGCCGGATCGGTGCCGCCGGAGCGTCCGGTGCGGGTGCGCGGCGGGCCGTCGGCACGCCCGCCCGGCCCGGCTCAGCCGTAGCGGCCGGCGAACCAGTTCCGTACCGCCGCGGTGTGCAGGGGGAAGGCGAGTTCGGCCGGCTCGTGCAGGACGTGCCACCCCTCCGTCTCGTCGGTCGGGGCCGAGGGCGGGAGTTCGTCCGCGGGACGGTGCGGGAGCAGGCCGAAGAGCAGCAGGTGCCCGCCGGGCGAGCTGAGGGCGTCGGCGAGACGGACGTCCTGCTGCGCGGCGTCGATGCCGGTCTCCTCCTTCAGCTCGCGGACGACGGCTTGCCTCCAGTCCTCGCTGTGGTCGATGAACCCGCCGGGCAGGGCGACCCGGCCGCGCTGGGGTTCGATGGTGCGGGTGATCACGACGAGTCCGGTGGTGCGCGGGCCGGTGACGGGGAGCAGGGCGACGGCCACGGGGAGGGGGTTGCGGTAGGCGATGTCACCGCAGTCGGCACAGCTCCTGGGCCAGCCCGCGGGACCGTGGTACGGAGCCCCGCAGCTGGAGCAGTGGGAGTCCCGGACCGGCGTCCGGTGCACGGGCGTGCGGGCCGTTGCGGCGCCGGTACCGGGTGTGGTTTCGCGGGGCTCGGTCACATGCCGACTCTACGCGACGGCGGACCCCGCGGTCCGCGCCACTGGAGCCGGGGCCAGGGGCAGGGCCGGGGCCGGGTGCTTCCGCGATCCCGGCGCCGGATCAGTCCCCCGGGGCACCGTGGAGGGACCGCCGGGACACGGGGAAGTCGAAGTATGTGCCGGGGAAGAGTTCCGGCCGATGGGTGAAGTGCCACCACTCCTGGGGCAGGTTGACGAAGCCGACGCGGGCGAGGGCGCTCTCGAGCAGCTGCCGGTTGGCGCGCCGGGCGCCCTGGACGCGCGGGTCGCCGGTGTGCGAGAGCGTGTCGAAGCAGTCGTACCCGGTGCCCATGTCGGCGGAGTTGTCCGGAAAGCGCTCCGGCCGCGGTGCGTAGCAGGGGACGAGGGGCTCGCCGGGCACGTACGGGCGGGTCTTCGCGGCCGGGAGGGGGACGACGGTGAGGTCGACGGTGCTGCCGCGGCTGTGACCGGACTTCTCGGCGATGTAGCCGTCCGCGAGGAGTCTCGGCTTGTCGACGCGTGGATAGAACTCCTGCTTCATCCGCTCGTCGGTGAGGTTTCGGGCCCAGCGCACGAAGTGGTCCACGGCGCGCTGCGGCCGGTAGCAGTCGTAGACCTTGAGCGAGTAGCCCTTGCGCAGCAGGGTGCGCTGGGCCGTGCGGAGCGCCCGGGCGGCGGGGCGGGTGAGGATGCAGACCGGTTGGCGGTAGCCGTCGATCGGTTCCCCGACGAAGTTGTGCGCCGTGGTGTAGCGGATGTCCTGGAGGATCGTCGGATCGACGGAGCCCAGCGTGACGAATCCCCGGGGGGCCGTCGGTTCGGAGACGGCGCGGGGCGGTGCGGCGGAGGCGCCCGGCGCGGCGGCGGTCACGACGGCCGGGGCCGTCAGGGCGGTGAGGGCGAGCAGGGCGGTGAGGGCGGTGAGGACGCGGCGTGCCGCGAGTGCGCGGCGTGCCGCGAGTGCGCGGCGTGCCGCGAGTGCGCGGCGTGCCGCGAGTGCGCGGCGTGCGGCAAGTGCGCGGCGTGCGGTGAGTGCGGTGGCGGGTCCTCTTATGCGCGTCATGCGCACCGTCTATCAGCAACCGGTGGCCGG
The Streptomyces tirandamycinicus DNA segment above includes these coding regions:
- a CDS encoding M15 family metallopeptidase; this translates as MTRIRGPATALTARRALAARRALAARRALAARRALAARRALAARRVLTALTALLALTALTAPAVVTAAAPGASAAPPRAVSEPTAPRGFVTLGSVDPTILQDIRYTTAHNFVGEPIDGYRQPVCILTRPAARALRTAQRTLLRKGYSLKVYDCYRPQRAVDHFVRWARNLTDERMKQEFYPRVDKPRLLADGYIAEKSGHSRGSTVDLTVVPLPAAKTRPYVPGEPLVPCYAPRPERFPDNSADMGTGYDCFDTLSHTGDPRVQGARRANRQLLESALARVGFVNLPQEWWHFTHRPELFPGTYFDFPVSRRSLHGAPGD
- a CDS encoding NUDIX domain-containing protein, with protein sequence MHRTPVRDSHCSSCGAPYHGPAGWPRSCADCGDIAYRNPLPVAVALLPVTGPRTTGLVVITRTIEPQRGRVALPGGFIDHSEDWRQAVVRELKEETGIDAAQQDVRLADALSSPGGHLLLFGLLPHRPADELPPSAPTDETEGWHVLHEPAELAFPLHTAAVRNWFAGRYG